One genomic segment of Canis lupus baileyi chromosome 33, mCanLup2.hap1, whole genome shotgun sequence includes these proteins:
- the LAMTOR3 gene encoding ragulator complex protein LAMTOR3 yields MADDLKRFLYKKLPSVEGLHAIVVSDRDGVPVIKVANDNAPEHALRPGFLSTFALATDQGSKLGLSKNKSIICYYNTYQVVQFNRLPLVVSFIASSNANTGLIVSLEKELAPLFEELRQVVEVS; encoded by the exons gACCTAAAGCGATTCCTGTATAAAAAATTACCAAG tgttGAAGGGCTCCATGCTATTGTTGTGTCAGATAGAGATGGAGTCCCCGTTATTAAAG tGGCCAATGATAATGCTCCAGAGCATGCTTTGAGACCTGGTTTCTTATCTACTTTTGCCCTTGCAACAGACCAAGGGAGCAAACTTggtctttcaaaaaataaaagtatcatcTGTTACTATAACACCTACCAG GTGGTTCAATTCAATCGTTTACCTTTGGTGGTGAGTTTCATAGCCAGCAGCAATGCCAATACAG GACTCATTGTCAGCCTAGAAAAGGAACTTGCTCCGTTATTTGAAGAATTGAGACAAGTGGTGGAAGTTTCTTAA